The following nucleotide sequence is from Bactrocera oleae isolate idBacOlea1 chromosome 2, idBacOlea1, whole genome shotgun sequence.
AATCACGAACGGTTCGTTTGAAATTATGGAATAAGAAATGATGATAAATGATTTATGCCTACTTTAAATATGGATttgtaatttaaatacatatgtatatctgattCGTATATTCTTTACAAAGGCTTTTCTCTCAAACTATGCGTAACCAATATAGGTGCTAACACAAATTATAACAAGCCAATATTccttaagaaactcatagaaaatttaatacatacacatataggtatatcaAGTTGTTTTGCACTTGAAATGAAGATTCAGTTCTCGTACCGTTGACCGTCAAAATCCTCATAAAAACTTtgatatttcaatatatatatatatatatatatgtacatacatttaaaatataagtgAGTTGGGGATGTTTTATGGATACCTGAATGTAAattctacatttttatttactaatcTTTTACTGCTTCATTCACTAATTTGCTTATGCgctcacaaaataaaataaaataaaatattaaacatgaTTAAAACAccctaacaaaaaaataaattatgaccTGAAAATAACAAAGGGCGCTAAAACAATCCCTTAACGGTAAGTGTTTACTATGAATACATATTTAAGTCAATATGATAATTGTATCGGAATAGTAATCAAAATAAGGCATATATTATGTACGAATCGTTATTAATTGGCTTATTTTGTATAACAATTTCCACAATATGGATgtttaatatttgcttatagATCCTGACTTAGATCCGTATCGTCCTTCCCGTAAATTTTCTGCACCTCTATCATTGGATGATCCCGTTGGTGAAGAAACCAAAGAAAAACAACGACTTCGACAAGAGCGCCTAATGACTGTTCGCGAGGACGTTTTAGACGAAATTCAATTAGTAAAACATAAAGCTCTTATTACGGATGAGTTACAGGACCGAGaagaaaagtaagaaaaatgtttttcaagtAGTTAAATATACTGTAACCACATTTATAAAAGTTATGCCAATTCTGATCGCTGCATACTtgttataaactaataaatgtatgtatatatatacttatgtatatatatatagggaaCACTTTACAAAGTTATATACAAGCTTTAAAAAACGATACATTAGAAATAGCTTTTCTTAAGTTcgaacatttaattttgcagaacTCTAGAAGAGAGTATTAAACGAAAGTCCAAGGAAGATACTAAGAAGAAAGAATATGCACTTAAAGCCGAAGAAGCACGATTAGCTGAAGAAGCACGATTGGCTGAGGCAGCACGATTAGCTGAAGAAGCTCGATTAGCTGAAGGTGCACGATTAGCAGAAGAGTCACGATTAGCTGAAGAAGCTCGATTAGCAGAAGAAGCACGATTAGCTGAAGAAATTCGTAAAGCTGAAGAAGCCCGTTTAGCAGAAGAATCTCGTTTAGCAGAAGAATCTCGTTTAACAGAAGAACTTCGTATTGCTGAAGAAACGCGTTTGAAGAAAGCTGAAGAAGATAGGTTAGCTGAAAAAGCACTTCAAGCAGAGGAAGAGGCTCGTAAAGTGGAAAAAGCTCGCTTAGAAGAAGAAAAACGACATCGTGAGGAAGAAATGATCCGTCTAGCAGAAATTGAAAAGCAAGCTGACGATGAACATGAGAGAGAGTTGGCTCGTCAGGCAGCAGAACTAGCTGAAATAGCGCGCCAAGAAGCAGAACTTGCAGCACAAGAATTGCAAAAAACTGATCAAATAAATTCGCAGGatttaaataatatgaataaagTTGCAGTTGAACCCATCATTGAACAACCAGTGACTCCTGTTGAAGAAAATCGTAGAGAACCTATTATTGAACTGTCGACCGAGATAGATGAACTTTCTGATGCTGAAGCCACTTCCGAAGCTCAGGAAGAAGATGTTGAGGAGGTGTGAAGTAGGTCAAACAATTCAAATTTACATTGATTTCAAAGGaatacaattttaatgaaaatgtgttcaatataataattttgctgAATTTTTGTAGCAGactttttaaaatacatttctCCTTTTTTACTACATACTAAACTAGTTCcttaaaaatattgtgtttgtttttaaattactgaaagacatttttaaattgattaaaataaaataccagCATATAAATTTACAGTGCAAATATTCCTTTTATATATGGATGTACTTATCCTTTgtgatttatacatatttatttcaagtTCTAATGTGCGGACCCGCAAGGCCTTATGAAATCTTAAATGTGAGTAGCCTTATATTTCAATGAAACTTTTTCGCGCTTCccttatatagatatattatttttgcggTTATTATAGTTGCGGTTATAGTTGCCGTTCGGTAACCGTATGCCAAAGTATACGACTGAATATCGGCTACCTACCGCAGACAACTGAGTCTGCAGTCGCCACTTTGTGTATATAATCTATTATCATCAACCATTGTTATAGTACAACTCTCCACAATTTTGCGGttttaatataatgaatatcttttaataaaatacgtATACTtgattatactctcgcaacatgttgctacagagtataatagtttttttcaactaacggttgtttgcatcacctaaaactaatcgaattagatatagcgttatatatatgtatataaatgatcaggataaaaagacgagttaaaatccgggtgactgtctgtccgtccgtccatccgacaagctgtaacttgagtaaaaattgagatatctttatgaaacttggtacacatgattCTTAGAATCGCAAAACGGTTggcacaaaacgccattaatcaaaaaaaaaataaataaattgccataactaagctccaaaataaaataaaaaaaactgttatttggtatacaggatcacattaaggaggggcatctgcagttcaaattattttttgaaaatggacCCCCGCctcctaatagatttaatgtgcatatctcttaaaccgctaaagctataataacaaaactcactgagaacaaatgtttttagcacctctatcgacagcttaatgggtgaaatcggatgacaaccccgcccattcCCAATTCACTGGTAGCGCCTCTATTGACggcgtgaaaatgggtgaaatcgggtgacaagcccgcccactcctcatataacggtattgctaaaaaatactaaaagtgcgataaatcaagcacttaacacgccagagtcattaaattttaactcagggatggtataagatgactttataggaaccgagttcaaaattagacagtaggcgCGGCACCGCCAACCACCTTAATTTGCATAGTCGAAAGCGAAAGAatctgatggaatttaaaatgtgtATAGGAAATAGGCGCGGTTGTAATCCGGTTTCACCCATTTCACGCACTATAATGtcacgtaccgaatttggttgaaatcggttaagcagatcccaagatatgggttttcacctaaaagtgggcggtgccacgcccactgactaattttgaacgcggttcctataaagtcatctcataccatcccaggggtaaaatttaatgtctctggcgtgtttagtgcttggtttatcgcgcttttagtattttttagcagtaccgttatatgaggagtgggcgggcttgtcacccgatttcacccattttcacgccGTCAATAGAGGCGCtaccagtgaatttggttattatagatttagccgtttaaaagatatgcacattaaacttattaagggcgggacaacgcccacttttaaaaaaatgtttaactgcagatgcccctccctaatgtgatcctttgtaccaaataacagtcttgtatcttcttgcggagcttagttatggtaatttatttgtttttgattaatggcgttttgtggtcgtggcagtggtccgattacgcccatctgcaataccaaccgtctcacggtaccaagaaacatgtgtaccaagtttcatgaagatatctcaatttttactcaagttacagcttgcacggacggacggacagacggacagacagtcacccatatttcaactcgtctctttatcctgatcatttatatatgtataaccctatatctaacgcgactagttttaggtgatacaaacaaccgttaggcgaacaaaactattatactctgtagcaacaagttgcgagggtataaaaaaaacaacagcaaatatatatgcacatatatatttcaaaaaaaaaaaaaggtgcaggtgccaaaaagtgaaaaaaaaaccaaacaatgCAGTgacatttattgaaaaaaaataaaaaacaaaaaagtgccgtaacatataataaaaaacatacatgcatataaaacaaaaacggttaattattcaacgttaatttccatagtaaacttcgaaaagtaataatatatacttaaagtacctaaaatgatttctgaagaaaaaaGTCCATCTGCACCTGCAGaactacacgctcaaagcaaggtgctacaaaacaaaaacgggtgaaagatatttcatacaccaaatttatctctgagagtgacagtttaatacgatactgcatcttcgccgattcaggacaattctgaatcggtattagaaatcacaaaggaaaatcttgataaactgttagaccagtttgaagaaacaaaagcaatgatttcggatcaattaaaattaattaaagcaattgcacctactccgcaaccgagagtagagctgccacaaattcaatgtcaagagtcaaattcaggcattcatctcaaggtgcccacatgtgatacagaaatctttcatggtagttatgaacaatggccgtctttccgggacatgtttacagccgtcatgcgaactgtgccCAGGAGCGCAAAAGcttaaatcttgcgagaaattcaaaaaattaaaaattaaaaattaggaacaatttcgtgagaacaaaaaaaactttgcacaaactgcttgtcacgtaCGCATGTTCTATAAAAGTGTGAAAGCTAATTCAATTGCGTATATTGCCACAAAAGACATCATTCAATGTTACAtaatttttccagctcacctcaaattaatgttaaaaggGCTACAGGATTAATTGCAACAGCAGATCCAAAAAGACAGAATCCCGAAAATACCAAATACCCTGCTGCCCAAAGGCATTagaaactcaaacgctacacagcgaaaaccaaagtagggttctaccagagaacttagaagaacgagaaggtgcaggttcgatagCAAACATCTTTCTTGAGAAAAGTCGAAATTATTCTTTGTCGAGTTTATCTTCGAGAGGCATTGGGTCCTCCTGCAACATGGAACGAAATCAAAGCGAAATTATTCTTGAAAAATTAGGCCGAGCTCAGTACTTCACGATACTCGACTTAGCAAAAGGTTTTCACCAAAtcctaataaatgaaaatgaccgAAAGAAAACCGCATTTTTCACACCATTTGGGCATTATGAATTCAAAAAGATGCCTTTCGGTTTAAAGAATGACCTTTCCAGGATTAATGAATTCGATATTAAGAGACGATATCCTAATATTTAGCACTTCTATAGAAGAGCATGTAAAAAGCATAAATAGAGTTTTCGAAAGGTtgagaaaacaaaatttaaaataacaaataggTAAATGTAACTTCTTTGCTACAGCAAAAATACAGACCATTCAAAAACTCCAATTACCATAGAGGCAAATAAAATCTTTTCACAAGATATTTTAGGAAatttgtgaagaagaaagaaatcagaataaatttaaaagatcCACAATACGTTGACtccattgaaaaattaaaaacccttCTAGTAAACCCGCCAATATTAAAATACCAAGATTtccataaaaagtttaaaatttccacTGACGCAAGTAATCATGCTATCGGAGCTGTCTTACTCCAGGATAATCATCCAGTCAGTTTCGAATTGGAAACAGATCATCAGCCGCTAGTTTAGCTTAAGTCCAAATACAAtggcaaatacataaatccaagaCTCCAGAGATGGCTTCTAAAATTGGGCGAGTATGACTTTAATATAAGTTATGTCAAAGGAAAACCAAATAAAGTAGCAGACTTTTTGAGTAGAATAGATGTAAATACTGGCGAAATCAATGTAATATCTGATAACACAACTCATAACAATACCAATCAGGGTCCTTCAATAGAAGAAGACAACAATGACACTATACATTCGCAAGCCGAGGAACAAAACGACCATTTCCCCATCCTAGACACAGTAGTAAACCATTTTCACACACAAATAATACTTACGCAACACAAAAACcaggatataaaaatttatgattattttaaaacgcaaaattttcttaactcaagaatatatatatggaaatatttattatagcagACATATTTAGAAGATTAAGTAGGCATTTTTTCAGAATTACCAGATAAGGAGTACAACAAGGTTCAGCAGAAATTACTAGAACTCTTCCCAGTAAGCATaacattttacaaatgttcgtatCACGCTTTAGACTTAGAAACCGGACAGGAAACCTATAAGTGGATAGCGAACTACTACAATAAAGAAACAGGACACGCCGGAATAGTAGTAAACTATGAAGCGCTGAAGAGAGCAATATACTATAAGGATCTGAAGAAActgattcaaaaatatattaactgtgattaacaaaaaaacaaagtttcCTAACGTTCATTGACCAATTTTCTAAACACGCTGTAATATTGTACTTGGATGATCGAAATCATATCACCATAATAGAAAAACTACGTCTATACCTTTTACTAATGGCTTTCCCATGAAAGTTTATACTGGACAACGAATTCAATTCAGTAAacattaaagattttttaaacgaaCAATCAGTAGAGGAACACTACACAAAGCCAAATAGCCATTCAGGGCACGCCGACAT
It contains:
- the LOC106625585 gene encoding uncharacterized protein CG45076-like isoform X4, which translates into the protein MVYESGFTTRRTYTSRPIVSSYAVSYPVEHKVSRNFQDETNRIRHRAQSLIRDIHSPAVRRARSCTPFPVTGYTYEPTSKLVLDAYVERITNPVRHVAKEVHRISYYPEPARKYVDTLLIFKYKGKSHLASVRICGDKAYNIRRPMYDSDKVRTDINLLSWYLRNPHGKIDEKSKENDSVKADPDLDPYRPSRKFSAPLSLDDPVGEETKEKQRLRQERLMTVREDVLDEIQLVKHKALITDELQDREEKTLEESIKRKSKEDTKKKEYALKAEEARLAEEARLAEAARLAEEARLAEGARLAEESRLAEEARLAEEARLAEEIRKAEEARLAEESRLAEESRLTEELRIAEETRLKKAEEDRLAEKALQAEEEARKVEKARLEEEKRHREEEMIRLAEIEKQADDEHERELARQAAELAEIARQEAELAAQELQKTDQINSQDLNNMNKVAVEPIIEQPVTPVEENRREPIIELSTEIDELSDAEATSEAQEEDVEEV
- the LOC106625585 gene encoding uncharacterized protein CG45076-like isoform X3; translation: MVYESGFTTRRTYTSRPIVSSYAVSYPVEHKVSRVYKTTYPIYSSYTIPKRVYAGARIFTSPVRVVTSPARVVTRVIHSPSPIRVVRTTTRVISSPERTISYTYKTPNIYNSSYLPATTYSSYSPSTYVYSTPSYYYSPISRVFTRSLSPPIRITTSSLRSTPSYLKRTLPGYGARALNNYLNTEPFANFQDETNRIRHRAQSLIRDIHSPAVRRARSCTPFPVTGYTYEPTSKLVLDAYVERITNPVRHVAKEVHRISYYPEPARKYVDPDLDPYRPSRKFSAPLSLDDPVGEETKEKQRLRQERLMTVREDVLDEIQLVKHKALITDELQDREEKTLEESIKRKSKEDTKKKEYALKAEEARLAEEARLAEAARLAEEARLAEGARLAEESRLAEEARLAEEARLAEEIRKAEEARLAEESRLAEESRLTEELRIAEETRLKKAEEDRLAEKALQAEEEARKVEKARLEEEKRHREEEMIRLAEIEKQADDEHERELARQAAELAEIARQEAELAAQELQKTDQINSQDLNNMNKVAVEPIIEQPVTPVEENRREPIIELSTEIDELSDAEATSEAQEEDVEEV